Below is a window of Candidatus Cloacimonadota bacterium DNA.
CGTGTTCGGCATCGCTCCGCGCATAAACGCCGCCGGGAGAATGGGTTCCGCCTCCGTGGCAGTGGATTTGTTGATTTCAAGAGACCGTCTGCAAAGCAAGGAACTTGCCGAAATCATCGAGCGCCAAAATTCTCTGCGCCAACAGGAAGACCAAAAAACCTATCACGAAGCCTGCGATATCATCGATAAAAAATATAAAGACCTCGCCTCCGTGCCCTGCATCGTGGTTTCCAGCGATGACTGGCATCCAGGTGTAATCGGCATCGTGGCATCCAAACTGGTGGAAAAATATGACCGTCCTGTGGTCATGATTTCCTTCAAAGACGGCTTTGGCAGCGGCTCCGGACGCAGCGTGGCGGATTTTGACCTCTTTGCCGCGCTCACCAGTATCGAACACAACCTCCACAGCTTCGGCGGTCACAAATATGCCGTGGGCTTCACCATCCTGCAGGAATACATCGACCGCTTTGAAAACGAACTTTCCCGCTATGTGGCGGAACACCTTGAGCCGCAACAGATTGCCACACCGCTGGAAATCGATTATGAACTGGAACTTTACGACATCAGCGAGTTTTTGCTGAACTGGGTGGAACGTTTCGCGCCGTTTGGACCCGACAACAATAGGCCGGTGTTGCTCACGCGCGAAGTCACCGTTGCCAGCTATCCCTATACGGTTGGACGCAACCACTTGAAATTAAAGGTGATTAAGGACGGGGTTCATCTGGATTTGATTGGCTATAATCTGGGCGATATGCTGCCACTTCTGAAGAAAAACAGTATTTTGGATATTGCCTACACCCTGGAATTCAACCGTTTTGGCAATAAAACCAATATCCAGGGCAAGCTTAAAGACCTGCGTCTGAAGGAGTAACGATGTTTTTCCAAAAGCGAAAGCTCCACCTGCCAATTCTGGCTATTTTGGTCATCCTGGCAGCCGGATGCGCTGTGAACAAACCCAAGCTGGACCTCGCAAAAGGCAGGCTGGAACCTCTGAGAATAATAGTTTCACCGCGACCATACATCAAAGCTGTGGGCGAATCCAGCGGCAGAACGGTTTATGCCTTGAACCGTGAAAGCCAGGAAATCGACATCTTTTTGGATGGTCAGCGTTTCAACAGCGTGGGCGGAATAGGGTTCGAGCGCTCCAACTTCCAGCGGCTCAGCGATATCGGCGTGGATGCCGATGGTGGCTTGCTGGCGCTGGATTCTTCGCTCAAACTCTTGCGCAAATACAGCCCTGAAGGTCAGTATATCTCCGATTTTCCACTTACCAAGCTTCTGCAGCCAGAGCTTTTTTGCGTTGCCCCGGATGGAACACTGTTCGTTTATGATGCCGCGCCAGACGAGCTGGTTTGTATTTCTCCTCTGGATGGGCGTGAAATGTATCGCTTCGGCCGCTTTAATCTGCAACGCCCTCAAAGCATTGATTGCGACAAGGATTTTCTTTGGTCACATGGCTTGATGCAATGGCAATATGGTGTTATGGTGCCCGATACCCGCGTTTTCACGCTGATGGGGGAATTTCTTTCCATCATGCCATATCCCTGGGTCATCGGTCGCGGCAGCCTTTTTGACCCTGGCAGAGAAGGCATGAACCCCATCTCCATTGCCGCGCGAGGAAACATCGCCACCCTGCTTTGGGATGATGGCATTTGGCAAATGAAAATGGTTTACACCGGTGCCAAGGATGAAAAACAATAAACTGCTGTTGACTTTGCTCAGCGCTTTGCTGCTGGCACTTTCCAGGCTTCCGCTGCATCTGGGCTGGCTCGCTTTTGTGGGTTGGCTGCCGCTACTCTTTGTGTTTGAAAATCTTGAAAACAAATCCAGAGACCTGCTGCAGATGGGTCTGGTGATGTCCGTGGTCTATTGTGCGTTGGTTTTCTATTGGCTGATTTACGTGAATGTGGGCGCTCTCGTGGGCGTGATGCTCTTTTATGTATTTGCTTATTATCTGGTGTTTTATGCCATCAATCGCATCTTTCAAACCCTGCCTCGCTTTGCTTGTTTGGGCTTCGTGAGCGTTTTGATTACCTTCGAATTCATCCAAAACTTTGGTGAAACCCGCTTCCCGTGGTTCAACCAAGCCTATTCTCTGGCGGATTATGATATTCTAATCCAAGCGGCAGACCTGATTGGAGTGGTGGGGATTTCCATCCTCATCATGGCGGTCAACCTGCTGCTTCACAAGGCTTTAAAAGCCCGAAAACAGCCCAGGAAAATGCTGCCTTTTTTGGCTGGGATAGCGCTCATTTTCGCTGCCTGGCTGGGTTATGGTGGCCATTGTCTTAAAAACCTGGAATTGACCCCTCACGATGCCGGGATATATGTGATGCAACCCTCCATCCCACAAGATGTTAAATGGGATTCCGGGCAATACAAGAGGTCGCTGGAAACCTTCCGCAAACTCACTTTTGAAGCCAAGGCGGATTCCGCCCGGCTCATCATCTGGCCTGAAGGCGCCATGGTGTCCGCTCTGGCGCAAAGCTCTCAGGGACGCTACGACATGCGTGAGCTGGTTCAGGAGGCTCAAATCGATATCTACACAGGGTTTCAGCATTATATTGAAGACGCCGCTCATCCCCTCGGCGTCCGCAGCTACAACGCCTCCTCCCTGTTTGGACCGGATAATTTCGATAACCCCATCTATTTCAAAAACATCCTCGTTCCCGTTGGTGAACGCATGTTGTGGCTGAAAGTTTTCCCATTTTTGTGGAAGCTGAATCTGGGTCAGGCGAATTGGGAATTTGGCACCGAGCTTGTCTGGCAGAAATGCGGTGGATACAGCTTTTCGCCCTCCATCTGCTACGAGCTTGCCTTCCCGGAAATCTTTCACCGCATGGCTCTGCCCCGGGATTCGCTTTCC
It encodes the following:
- the recJ gene encoding single-stranded-DNA-specific exonuclease RecJ: MQKNWLTPEEFDSDQREQIKALIEELHCPRLVAEMLYRKQLRTPQQIRDFFEPQLSHQHDPFLFPDMEKAVQRILKAIDSSERITIYGDYDVDGTTATTLLYLGLKRLGAIIDFYIPHRMIDGYGLSLGGLDQIKDSGTSLIISVDCGVNALEEIEAINAQGMEIIITDHHNPKEELPPALAIINPKLPGCPYPFPHLAGVGVAYKLLMAIYRRRGIASEENTLKYMDLVAVGTIADIVPLTGENRVFAHIGLQHLIDKKNLGLNALVQISGLNAKSLDTTDIVFGIAPRINAAGRMGSASVAVDLLISRDRLQSKELAEIIERQNSLRQQEDQKTYHEACDIIDKKYKDLASVPCIVVSSDDWHPGVIGIVASKLVEKYDRPVVMISFKDGFGSGSGRSVADFDLFAALTSIEHNLHSFGGHKYAVGFTILQEYIDRFENELSRYVAEHLEPQQIATPLEIDYELELYDISEFLLNWVERFAPFGPDNNRPVLLTREVTVASYPYTVGRNHLKLKVIKDGVHLDLIGYNLGDMLPLLKKNSILDIAYTLEFNRFGNKTNIQGKLKDLRLKE
- the lnt gene encoding apolipoprotein N-acyltransferase, translating into MKNNKLLLTLLSALLLALSRLPLHLGWLAFVGWLPLLFVFENLENKSRDLLQMGLVMSVVYCALVFYWLIYVNVGALVGVMLFYVFAYYLVFYAINRIFQTLPRFACLGFVSVLITFEFIQNFGETRFPWFNQAYSLADYDILIQAADLIGVVGISILIMAVNLLLHKALKARKQPRKMLPFLAGIALIFAAWLGYGGHCLKNLELTPHDAGIYVMQPSIPQDVKWDSGQYKRSLETFRKLTFEAKADSARLIIWPEGAMVSALAQSSQGRYDMRELVQEAQIDIYTGFQHYIEDAAHPLGVRSYNASSLFGPDNFDNPIYFKNILVPVGERMLWLKVFPFLWKLNLGQANWEFGTELVWQKCGGYSFSPSICYELAFPEIFHRMALPRDSLSSRFQKQDYLVNITNDAWFGSSYGPWLHAVMTRFRAVENRIQIYRSANTGISMIVDPKGKILTQTRLFEVKNISAPLYTTPKIPFIRRIHRYPFIFVAVALVLALLARFRKSRGAK